Proteins encoded within one genomic window of Bacillus sp. 1NLA3E:
- a CDS encoding M48 family metallopeptidase gives MIHTYLGETISFDIVYKKRTSMGIYIDFYGNVEVQVPKGTAEEQVIKLLEGKWEIIQQKIKEMKDRATGSTEKFYNEGESFLYLGNTVSILISQDINIKKDKVVLEGDKLHVYVKDHEDEKIKQALKRFYFQKCKALVEKRIQFYQSNFKLKPRSIRISDNNSTWGTCDSMRQLTFNWKLAMAPMEVIDYVVVHEMCHMLHMNHDRSFWRLVGKIIPDYEERQNWLTLSSWKMIV, from the coding sequence ATGATCCATACCTATTTGGGTGAGACAATCAGTTTTGATATAGTTTATAAAAAGCGGACAAGCATGGGGATTTATATAGATTTTTATGGAAATGTTGAAGTTCAGGTTCCTAAAGGAACAGCAGAAGAACAAGTGATTAAACTATTAGAGGGAAAATGGGAAATCATTCAGCAGAAAATAAAGGAAATGAAGGATAGAGCTACTGGGAGCACGGAGAAGTTCTATAATGAGGGTGAATCCTTTCTTTATTTAGGGAACACTGTTTCCATCCTAATTTCCCAGGATATAAACATCAAGAAAGACAAAGTTGTGTTGGAGGGTGATAAGCTGCACGTGTATGTGAAGGATCATGAAGATGAGAAAATAAAACAGGCTTTAAAACGTTTTTATTTTCAAAAGTGTAAAGCGCTAGTAGAGAAACGGATTCAATTCTATCAAAGCAATTTTAAATTAAAACCGCGCTCGATCCGTATTTCTGATAATAATAGTACTTGGGGTACCTGCGATTCGATGCGACAATTAACGTTCAATTGGAAGTTGGCAATGGCACCAATGGAGGTGATTGACTACGTAGTCGTTCATGAAATGTGTCATATGCTCCATATGAATCACGATCGATCCTTTTGGCGCCTTGTTGGTAAAATAATTCCCGATTATGAAGAGCGACAAAACTGGTTAACTTTATCAAGTTGGAAAATGATTGTTTAA